A stretch of the Fimbriimonadia bacterium genome encodes the following:
- the phoU gene encoding phosphate signaling complex protein PhoU gives MRRHLEREIDALRKKLLSVGALVEESGKMAIEALMTRDVELAERVIETDEQIDAMEVEVEEECLKVLALHQPVAIDLRYVVAMLKINNDLERIGDIATNIAERAIYLSHRVKIDIPQDFVSMSRLAHEMVRDSLDALVYLDASLARKVCEMDDHVDECNRRVYDYVKQQLLLGTPEVMEQVQLLTVARHIERIGDQATNIAEDVLYLIEGEIVRHKRRDSYEATPEEVR, from the coding sequence ATGCGGCGGCACTTGGAGCGCGAGATAGACGCGCTGAGAAAGAAACTGCTCTCGGTCGGCGCTCTGGTCGAGGAGTCGGGCAAGATGGCCATCGAGGCTCTCATGACCCGCGACGTAGAGCTTGCCGAACGCGTCATCGAGACCGACGAGCAGATTGATGCGATGGAGGTCGAAGTGGAGGAGGAGTGCCTGAAGGTGCTGGCACTCCACCAGCCGGTGGCTATTGATCTGCGGTACGTGGTCGCCATGCTCAAGATCAACAACGACCTGGAACGCATCGGAGACATTGCCACCAACATCGCCGAGCGTGCCATCTACCTTTCGCATCGTGTGAAGATTGACATTCCGCAAGACTTCGTGAGCATGAGCCGGCTGGCGCACGAGATGGTACGTGACAGCTTGGATGCGCTCGTGTACCTGGACGCGTCTCTTGCACGCAAGGTGTGCGAGATGGACGACCACGTGGATGAGTGCAACCGCCGCGTCTATGACTACGTCAAGCAGCAGCTCCTGTTAGGAACTCCGGAGGTCATGGAGCAGGTGCAACTGCTAACGGTTGCGCGCCACATCGAGCGCATCGGGGATCAGGCGACCAACATCGCAGAGGATGTCCTGTACCTGATCGAGGGAGAGATCGTGCGCCACAAGCGCCGGGACTCCTACGAAGCAACGCCCGAAGAAGTTCGCTGA
- the groL gene encoding chaperonin GroEL (60 kDa chaperone family; promotes refolding of misfolded polypeptides especially under stressful conditions; forms two stacked rings of heptamers to form a barrel-shaped 14mer; ends can be capped by GroES; misfolded proteins enter the barrel where they are refolded when GroES binds), with product MPAKQLRYDEEARRALERGVNKVADAVKVTLGPKGRTVVLDKKWGSPTITKDGVTVAKEIELEDPNENLGAQLCKEVASKTNDVAGDGTTTATVLAQSLVREGLRYVAAGGNPIALKRGIEKGVEAVVADIKRQAVKVKDREQIEFVAAIAGNDPEIGKTIATALQGDGTHQGVGKDGVVTVEESKGTETTMEMVEGMQFDRGYISPYFVTDPERMEAVIENPLILIHEKKISNAQDLLPLLEKVAASRSPLVVIAEDVEGDALATLVLNKIRGILSCVAVKAPGFGDRRKAMLEDIAILTKGQFLSEDLGIKLENVTLDMLGRAKKVVVNKEDTTIIEGAGSRADVVGRINQIKTLIEKTDSNYDREKLQERLAKLSGGVAVIKVGAATETELKEKKHRYEDALSATRAAIEEGIVPGGGITYLNAIPALEKLKLEGDEQIGVNIVRRALEEPTRQIAENAGVEGSIVVDSIRRDSKTKGYGYNALTDTYEDLMKAGIVDPAKVSRSALENAASIASLVLTTEAIVVEKPEPKKPATPGGPGGGMNDYDM from the coding sequence ATGCCTGCCAAGCAACTCAGATACGATGAGGAAGCTCGCCGCGCGCTGGAGCGCGGCGTCAACAAGGTGGCCGATGCGGTGAAGGTCACCTTGGGCCCCAAAGGCCGCACCGTCGTCCTGGACAAGAAATGGGGCAGCCCCACCATCACTAAGGACGGCGTCACCGTAGCCAAAGAGATCGAGCTGGAAGACCCGAACGAGAACCTGGGCGCCCAGCTCTGCAAGGAAGTCGCGAGCAAGACCAACGACGTGGCCGGCGACGGTACCACCACGGCCACCGTACTCGCTCAGAGCCTCGTTCGAGAGGGCCTGCGCTATGTCGCCGCGGGCGGTAACCCCATCGCCCTCAAGCGTGGCATCGAGAAGGGTGTCGAGGCCGTGGTGGCGGACATCAAGCGCCAGGCCGTCAAGGTGAAGGACCGCGAGCAGATCGAGTTCGTGGCCGCCATCGCGGGGAACGACCCGGAGATCGGCAAGACCATCGCCACGGCGCTCCAGGGTGACGGCACCCACCAGGGCGTCGGTAAGGACGGAGTGGTGACCGTCGAGGAGAGCAAGGGCACCGAAACCACCATGGAGATGGTGGAGGGTATGCAGTTCGACCGCGGCTACATCAGCCCGTACTTCGTCACCGACCCCGAGCGCATGGAGGCGGTGATCGAGAACCCGTTGATCCTGATCCACGAGAAGAAGATCTCGAACGCGCAGGACTTGCTGCCGCTGCTCGAGAAGGTCGCAGCCTCGCGCTCGCCGCTCGTGGTGATCGCGGAGGATGTGGAAGGAGACGCGCTGGCCACCCTGGTTCTGAACAAGATCCGCGGCATCCTGAGCTGTGTGGCCGTGAAGGCTCCCGGCTTCGGCGACCGCCGCAAGGCCATGTTGGAGGATATCGCGATCCTTACGAAGGGTCAGTTCCTCAGCGAGGACCTCGGCATCAAGCTCGAGAACGTCACGCTGGACATGCTGGGGCGCGCCAAGAAGGTCGTGGTCAACAAAGAGGACACCACGATTATCGAGGGCGCCGGCAGCCGAGCGGACGTGGTGGGCCGAATCAACCAGATCAAGACACTCATCGAGAAGACCGACAGCAACTACGACCGCGAGAAGCTCCAGGAGCGCCTGGCCAAGCTTAGCGGTGGCGTTGCGGTCATCAAGGTCGGCGCGGCCACCGAGACCGAGCTGAAGGAGAAGAAGCACCGCTACGAGGATGCTCTTTCGGCAACCCGCGCGGCCATCGAGGAGGGCATCGTGCCCGGCGGTGGCATCACCTATCTGAACGCCATCCCCGCGCTGGAGAAGCTGAAACTGGAGGGTGACGAGCAGATCGGCGTGAACATCGTGCGCCGCGCTCTGGAAGAGCCGACCCGCCAGATTGCCGAAAACGCCGGCGTCGAGGGCAGCATCGTGGTGGACAGCATCCGCCGCGACTCCAAGACGAAGGGCTACGGCTACAACGCGCTCACGGACACCTACGAGGATCTGATGAAGGCCGGCATCGTGGACCCGGCGAAGGTGTCGCGCTCCGCGCTGGAGAACGCGGCGTCCATCGCCAGTCTCGTGCTGACCACCGAGGCAATCGTAGTAGAGAAGCCCGAGCCGAAGAAGCCCGCCACTCCCGGCGGCCCCGGCGGCGGCATGAACGACTACGACATGTAG
- the groES gene encoding co-chaperone GroES encodes MNLRPLGDKVVVEVLESEDKSSGGILLPDTAQKKPQEGVVVAVGPGKLLDNGQRAEMSVKVKDRVIFSKYGGTEVTIDGKEYTILDEDQIYAVHER; translated from the coding sequence ATGAATCTCAGACCACTCGGTGACAAGGTCGTTGTCGAGGTTCTGGAGAGCGAGGACAAGTCGTCCGGTGGCATCCTACTACCCGACACGGCTCAGAAGAAGCCGCAGGAGGGTGTCGTCGTGGCGGTCGGTCCCGGCAAGCTGCTCGACAACGGTCAGCGTGCGGAGATGTCGGTCAAGGTGAAGGACCGTGTCATCTTCAGCAAGTACGGCGGAACCGAGGTCACGATCGACGGCAAGGAATACACCATCCTCGACGAGGACCAGATCTACGCCGTACACGAGCGATAG
- a CDS encoding EI24 domain-containing protein, translating to MNLVQAFRIVLTTPRLRVLAVRPLLWSLALYVVMWVVAWVGLSWLVVRWTGAEGSLAIVATLVSGALALVAATWLAGYLFVAVLGVVSSFLWDAISRHVDAPEAREPLSTVRLVGDGAARLMLAGVVTVGVLAWSLLSGGSFLPTFLGAAVLGLLDFTAPAFLSRGVTLGRQVGLLPCLAWEAIWLALAVGALAMLPLLAALLAPVLVIAGTLSVAAIPQERLP from the coding sequence GTGAACCTGGTGCAGGCGTTTCGGATTGTTCTGACCACGCCGCGGCTACGGGTCTTGGCGGTGCGCCCACTCCTCTGGTCGCTCGCGCTGTACGTAGTGATGTGGGTCGTCGCGTGGGTCGGCCTCTCTTGGCTGGTGGTCCGCTGGACCGGAGCCGAGGGCTCGCTCGCGATTGTCGCGACCCTGGTGAGCGGTGCACTGGCACTGGTGGCTGCGACCTGGCTGGCGGGCTACCTGTTCGTCGCCGTTCTCGGGGTGGTCTCGTCGTTCTTGTGGGACGCGATATCTCGGCACGTGGACGCACCGGAGGCACGCGAACCGCTTAGCACGGTCAGGCTGGTCGGCGACGGGGCAGCAAGACTGATGTTGGCGGGAGTGGTCACCGTCGGGGTCCTTGCTTGGTCGCTGCTTAGCGGTGGGTCGTTCCTGCCGACTTTCCTGGGGGCCGCCGTGCTCGGTTTGCTGGACTTCACGGCGCCCGCCTTTCTAAGTCGCGGGGTGACGCTCGGTCGTCAGGTGGGTTTGCTGCCTTGCCTTGCGTGGGAGGCCATCTGGCTGGCCCTGGCCGTGGGCGCCCTGGCCATGCTGCCGCTGCTGGCCGCGCTGCTCGCACCCGTGCTGGTGATCGCCGGAACGCTCAGCGTGGCCGCAATCCCTCAGGAGCGGCTGCCGTGA
- a CDS encoding YHS domain-containing protein — protein MVRMKVTLKVALGGMLVALVASSFAQTLKRAPSMEECTACKYMISCNQGCEKRNIATDEAMLKTGFAMFFFGHSEADSKWVITEMKSFEKAVSSPDAQFCDFCMPIAKFAMSPNTRSELVPTKNGAVYYMTSTDKAAVAEVHKTMKKMQEMMGGEKDGHDHGDTAPGKPVAFIGKGDGVKTCPVLGYPVSKNVSVQHNGKTVYFCCAGCIAKFKENPAAYLKN, from the coding sequence ATGGTTAGGATGAAGGTTACTCTGAAAGTGGCATTGGGGGGCATGCTCGTGGCGCTGGTCGCGAGTTCGTTCGCCCAGACGTTGAAGCGGGCGCCTTCTATGGAGGAGTGCACCGCGTGCAAGTACATGATCTCGTGCAACCAGGGATGCGAGAAGCGAAACATCGCTACGGACGAAGCCATGCTCAAGACCGGCTTCGCCATGTTCTTCTTTGGACACTCGGAGGCCGATTCGAAGTGGGTGATCACCGAGATGAAGTCCTTCGAGAAGGCAGTCTCCAGTCCTGACGCTCAGTTCTGCGACTTCTGCATGCCGATCGCCAAGTTCGCGATGAGCCCGAATACTCGGAGCGAGCTAGTGCCGACCAAGAACGGCGCTGTCTACTACATGACGAGCACGGACAAGGCGGCCGTTGCAGAGGTTCACAAGACCATGAAGAAGATGCAGGAGATGATGGGCGGCGAAAAGGACGGCCACGACCACGGTGACACCGCGCCGGGCAAGCCCGTTGCCTTCATCGGCAAGGGCGACGGGGTAAAGACCTGCCCAGTGCTGGGCTACCCGGTCAGCAAGAATGTCTCTGTGCAGCACAACGGCAAGACCGTGTACTTCTGCTGTGCGGGATGCATCGCCAAGTTCAAGGAAAACCCGGCGGCCTACCTCAAGAACTAA
- a CDS encoding glycosyltransferase family 4 protein has protein sequence MLRGQCPGASGLRASTLARVEGLVIGIDASLLAGRFTGDRTYWRHLIRALTALRIGHSYILYTPEPIVGFECAGDTVEMRVVPARNRRWWSMVVLPAAARRDGVCLLHSQYTISPLLRVTAVTTVHDVSFLIGPEWFRPRDRLLLRLSVPASIHRAAKVLTVSETSRADIERLIPSARGKTVATPLGTPDGFRRIAEASSIVQQRFGLSQPYALAVGTRQPRKNLPMLVRAFEQAVAKHGLPHKLALVGKSGWGPLVEGPHVRDLGYVPDEALPALYSGADAFFFPSLYEGFGLPVLEAMACGCPVVCSDGGALPEVAGDAAWVVSAADEGAWADAIGRVLDSPDLREELAAKGAERARMFSWRDTAERTAEVYREVAKWSPRNF, from the coding sequence GTGCTTCGCGGTCAATGTCCGGGCGCGTCGGGTCTTCGCGCGAGTACTCTAGCACGCGTGGAAGGGCTTGTCATTGGCATAGACGCCAGCCTGCTCGCCGGTCGTTTCACTGGCGACCGAACCTATTGGCGCCACCTCATCCGCGCCCTTACCGCCCTGCGCATCGGGCATTCCTACATCTTGTATACGCCCGAACCGATCGTGGGGTTCGAGTGTGCGGGAGACACAGTGGAAATGCGAGTGGTACCGGCACGCAATCGGCGCTGGTGGAGCATGGTCGTGTTGCCGGCAGCCGCTCGACGGGACGGCGTGTGTCTGCTCCACTCGCAGTACACAATCTCGCCCCTTCTCCGGGTGACGGCGGTGACGACGGTACACGACGTGTCCTTCCTCATTGGTCCCGAGTGGTTTCGGCCACGCGACCGACTGCTGCTTCGGCTGAGCGTTCCTGCTAGCATCCACCGGGCGGCGAAGGTGCTGACGGTTTCCGAGACCTCGCGGGCGGACATCGAGCGGCTCATCCCTTCGGCACGGGGAAAGACGGTCGCCACACCGCTCGGCACACCGGATGGATTCCGGCGGATTGCCGAAGCTTCGTCTATCGTGCAGCAGCGCTTTGGCTTGTCCCAGCCCTACGCTCTCGCCGTCGGCACGCGTCAGCCACGCAAGAACCTGCCGATGTTGGTTCGTGCATTCGAGCAGGCCGTCGCAAAACACGGTCTGCCGCACAAGCTGGCGCTGGTCGGTAAGAGCGGATGGGGCCCGCTGGTGGAGGGGCCGCACGTGCGAGATCTCGGATACGTGCCGGATGAAGCACTCCCCGCCTTGTACTCAGGGGCGGACGCTTTCTTCTTTCCCAGTCTATACGAGGGCTTCGGGCTGCCCGTGCTGGAAGCGATGGCGTGTGGCTGCCCGGTGGTGTGCTCGGACGGCGGCGCTCTGCCGGAGGTTGCGGGTGATGCCGCGTGGGTGGTTTCAGCGGCGGACGAAGGTGCGTGGGCCGATGCAATCGGGCGCGTTCTCGACTCGCCGGATCTGAGGGAGGAGTTGGCCGCGAAGGGGGCCGAGCGTGCCAGAATGTTCTCTTGGCGGGACACCGCCGAGCGAACCGCCGAAGTGTACAGGGAGGTAGCGAAATGGTCTCCGAGGAACTTCTAG
- a CDS encoding Trm112 family protein has translation MVSEELLAILACPACDERPPLTQEGEFLVCTVCRRKYPVVDDIPHLLVEEAIEPDTPEKTS, from the coding sequence ATGGTCTCCGAGGAACTTCTAGCCATCTTGGCTTGCCCAGCCTGCGACGAGCGCCCACCTCTGACGCAGGAGGGCGAGTTTCTGGTCTGCACCGTGTGCCGGCGCAAGTATCCGGTCGTAGACGACATCCCCCACCTACTCGTGGAAGAAGCCATCGAACCCGATACGCCGGAGAAGACGAGCTGA
- the aroQ gene encoding type II 3-dehydroquinate dehydratase yields MAGPARPQVLVVHGPNLNLLGFRDPSLYGPKSLEEVDKEIQNKAEQLGLVVKTFQSNHEGAILDFLHENRTWADGVVINPGGLTHTSIALMDALSALRLPIIEVHISNVHAREEFRRHSYVARIAQAQIAGLGTYGYLLALEGIRAILVEAM; encoded by the coding sequence ATGGCAGGACCTGCAAGACCCCAGGTTCTGGTCGTTCACGGCCCCAATCTCAACTTGCTCGGCTTCCGCGATCCGAGCCTCTACGGGCCGAAGTCTCTGGAAGAGGTGGACAAGGAGATTCAGAACAAGGCTGAGCAACTCGGGCTCGTGGTGAAGACATTCCAGAGCAACCACGAGGGTGCGATCCTGGACTTTCTGCACGAGAACCGTACCTGGGCGGATGGGGTGGTGATCAACCCCGGTGGCCTGACGCACACATCCATCGCCCTGATGGACGCCCTGAGTGCCTTGCGGCTCCCCATCATCGAGGTGCACATCTCGAACGTGCACGCACGCGAGGAGTTTCGTCGGCACTCGTACGTGGCGCGCATTGCGCAGGCGCAGATTGCGGGACTGGGCACATACGGGTACCTTCTTGCACTCGAAGGAATCAGGGCGATCCTGGTGGAGGCGATGTAG
- a CDS encoding aminopeptidase P family protein produces the protein MDRVQRLRDELRSRDLEAVLITDTRNIRYLTGFTGSFAQVVVGPSQATVITDSRYAIQVREECPGWDARTFASPVRGIDFLRDTLTDLGLRRIGFEADTVTYAEWQRWQDSLDGIEFVPASNLMDKLRIVKDASELEAIRQACGMTEACFEYIRPLIQVGVAEMDLALEIDFYFRRQGAASAFDVIAVSGERSARPHGKPSERKLQVGDFLTLDFGAEVGGYCADITRTVVVGEASERHRIIYQAVLDAQKSAIEAMRPGKTGHEIDQIARDALAKYDMAQFFGHGLGHGLGLMVHDFGRLGQNSETVLEPNMVLTVEPGVYIEGFGGCRIEDDVLITENGAQKLTDAGNDLLVL, from the coding sequence ATGGATAGGGTGCAGCGGCTAAGAGACGAGTTGCGCTCGCGGGATCTGGAAGCAGTACTGATCACGGACACACGAAACATACGCTACCTAACCGGCTTCACGGGGAGTTTCGCGCAGGTGGTGGTGGGTCCGTCGCAAGCCACTGTCATCACCGACTCGCGCTATGCCATTCAGGTGCGCGAGGAGTGCCCTGGCTGGGACGCGAGGACCTTCGCCAGCCCGGTACGGGGGATTGACTTCCTGCGTGACACGCTAACCGACCTGGGGCTGCGGCGCATCGGGTTCGAGGCGGACACGGTCACCTATGCCGAGTGGCAGAGGTGGCAGGATTCGTTGGACGGTATCGAGTTCGTCCCCGCCTCCAATCTGATGGACAAATTGCGCATCGTGAAAGACGCGAGCGAGTTGGAGGCCATACGGCAGGCATGTGGCATGACCGAGGCATGCTTCGAGTACATCCGACCGCTGATCCAGGTCGGTGTCGCAGAAATGGACCTGGCATTGGAGATTGACTTCTACTTCCGTCGGCAGGGAGCAGCTAGTGCTTTCGACGTGATAGCCGTAAGCGGAGAACGCAGTGCGCGACCGCACGGCAAGCCTTCGGAGCGTAAGCTGCAAGTAGGAGACTTCCTGACACTCGACTTTGGCGCCGAAGTAGGCGGTTACTGCGCCGACATTACACGTACAGTGGTAGTCGGAGAAGCATCGGAGCGGCATCGCATCATCTATCAGGCCGTTCTGGATGCGCAGAAGTCGGCCATCGAGGCCATGCGCCCCGGGAAGACCGGTCACGAAATCGACCAGATCGCTCGTGACGCGCTGGCCAAATACGACATGGCCCAGTTCTTCGGACATGGCTTGGGTCACGGCCTCGGCTTGATGGTGCACGACTTCGGGCGACTGGGCCAAAATAGCGAGACGGTCTTGGAGCCGAACATGGTACTCACCGTCGAACCGGGCGTGTACATCGAAGGCTTCGGTGGATGCCGCATCGAAGACGATGTGCTAATCACCGAGAACGGCGCGCAAAAGCTGACTGACGCAGGGAATGATCTCCTAGTACTGTAG
- the wecB gene encoding UDP-N-acetylglucosamine 2-epimerase (non-hydrolyzing), giving the protein MKVMTILGTRPEIIRLCVIIEKLDALCEQVVLHTGQNYDPNLDEVFFRQLGVRKADHYLGARGSFGEQIGTILAGAERLMLEERPDKFLVLGDTNSSMAAIMAKRLGISVYHMEAGNRCYDDRVPEEVNRRIIDHCSDVLMPYTERSRQNLLREGIAGERIYVTGNPIYEVLQRYRSGIEASDILVRLDLRPDEFFLVTMHRAENVDVEHRLRNLAIAFDRLQREHGVPVIVSTHPRTRKRMQEFGLAEDNPNIRWLEPFPFFEFVKLEQSAMCVLTDSGTVQEECSILKVPNVTIRDVTERPETVECGSNILTGAIPEVIEDAVRVALQSVRSWSPPPEYVVPNVSDTVVKIVLGYDRHFGE; this is encoded by the coding sequence ATGAAAGTGATGACGATCCTCGGGACTCGCCCCGAGATCATCCGCCTCTGCGTGATCATCGAGAAGCTGGATGCGCTGTGCGAACAAGTCGTGCTGCACACCGGCCAGAACTACGATCCTAATCTGGACGAAGTGTTCTTCCGTCAGCTCGGTGTGCGAAAGGCCGATCATTACTTGGGCGCACGGGGCTCCTTCGGCGAGCAGATCGGTACCATCCTCGCCGGTGCAGAGCGGCTCATGCTAGAAGAACGACCAGACAAGTTCCTTGTCTTGGGGGATACTAACAGCAGCATGGCGGCAATCATGGCCAAGAGGTTGGGCATCTCCGTGTATCACATGGAGGCAGGCAATCGCTGCTATGACGACCGTGTGCCGGAAGAGGTGAATCGGCGCATCATAGATCATTGCAGCGACGTGCTCATGCCGTACACCGAGCGGAGCCGTCAGAACTTGCTTCGCGAGGGCATCGCAGGCGAACGCATCTACGTCACTGGGAACCCCATCTATGAGGTGCTGCAACGGTACCGGTCCGGCATCGAAGCATCGGACATCCTGGTAAGGCTCGATTTACGGCCGGACGAGTTCTTCCTCGTAACAATGCACCGTGCGGAGAACGTAGACGTCGAGCATCGTCTCCGCAACCTCGCTATCGCGTTCGACCGTTTGCAGCGCGAACACGGTGTGCCCGTGATAGTCAGCACGCACCCACGCACACGCAAGCGCATGCAGGAGTTCGGTCTGGCGGAGGACAATCCTAACATCCGCTGGCTGGAGCCCTTCCCCTTCTTCGAGTTCGTGAAGCTCGAGCAGAGTGCGATGTGCGTGCTCACGGACAGCGGTACCGTTCAGGAGGAGTGTTCCATTCTGAAGGTCCCGAACGTCACCATTCGTGACGTGACCGAGCGGCCCGAGACGGTAGAGTGCGGCAGTAACATTCTCACAGGTGCTATCCCCGAGGTGATAGAGGATGCGGTGCGAGTCGCCCTGCAGTCGGTTCGGTCTTGGTCACCGCCGCCGGAGTATGTGGTACCCAATGTCTCGGATACCGTGGTGAAGATCGTTCTCGGGTACGATCGCCACTTCGGCGAATAG
- a CDS encoding SDR family oxidoreductase, giving the protein MKVFVLGGTGMLGAMVTDYLAGTSDLEVHATARDLTLVERARALVPRVQWHLFDAEGVDLDLSFLTECDWVINCIGITKPLIHDDNAKEVERAILVNSLLPHRLQAAVRSKGTRVLQIATDCVYSGKKGAYVESDPHDALDAYGKTKSLGETPSENYFHLRCSIIGPEPKEHKFLLDWFLGQPEGASVKGFTNHLWNGVTTLHFAKLCHAVMRSVLRMPGRQHVVPGDTLTKYELLRTFASTFGREDIQIAATEAPTAVDRSLATEREDLNRELWAAAGYAEPPTIGQMVSELARYRLKLRWS; this is encoded by the coding sequence TTGAAGGTGTTCGTGTTAGGTGGGACCGGAATGCTGGGAGCGATGGTCACGGATTACCTCGCCGGCACGTCCGATCTCGAGGTGCATGCAACCGCGCGGGACCTGACGTTGGTCGAGCGTGCGCGCGCTCTCGTGCCGCGGGTGCAGTGGCACTTGTTCGATGCGGAGGGTGTGGACCTAGACCTCTCGTTCCTCACCGAGTGTGACTGGGTGATCAACTGCATCGGCATTACCAAGCCGCTGATTCATGATGACAATGCCAAGGAGGTGGAGCGTGCCATCCTCGTGAACTCGCTCCTGCCACATCGACTTCAAGCCGCAGTCCGCTCGAAGGGTACGCGTGTGTTGCAGATCGCGACGGACTGTGTGTACTCGGGAAAAAAGGGCGCCTATGTAGAGTCGGATCCCCATGACGCGCTGGATGCCTACGGAAAGACGAAGAGCCTGGGGGAGACGCCGTCCGAGAATTACTTCCATCTCCGCTGCTCGATCATCGGCCCCGAACCGAAGGAGCACAAGTTCTTGCTCGATTGGTTCTTGGGGCAGCCGGAGGGTGCGAGCGTCAAAGGCTTTACCAATCATCTTTGGAACGGCGTCACCACGCTGCACTTTGCTAAGCTGTGTCACGCCGTGATGCGCTCGGTGCTTCGCATGCCCGGCAGGCAGCACGTGGTCCCAGGCGACACCCTTACGAAGTACGAGTTGCTACGTACCTTTGCATCCACCTTCGGGCGCGAGGACATCCAAATCGCCGCCACGGAGGCGCCGACCGCAGTAGATAGGAGTCTGGCCACTGAGAGAGAGGACCTCAATCGCGAGTTGTGGGCTGCTGCAGGCTATGCGGAACCACCCACGATAGGGCAGATGGTATCGGAACTCGCCAGGTACAGACTGAAGCTGCGATGGAGCTAG
- a CDS encoding dTDP-4-dehydrorhamnose 3,5-epimerase family protein, protein MDLGHEPVLIEGGLAVDDRGSVAFVNDFGFHGVKRFYVVRNHNRGFVRAWHAHRREAKYVTAVCGSAVVGAVRIDDWDHPSPDLQVHRHVLSAQKPAVLYIPPGYANGFMSLTEDAVLVFYSTATVEESRSDDVRYDARLWDIWSVVER, encoded by the coding sequence GTGGACCTAGGGCATGAGCCGGTGCTGATCGAAGGGGGGTTGGCGGTGGACGACCGCGGCTCCGTGGCGTTCGTGAACGACTTCGGCTTTCACGGCGTGAAGCGATTCTATGTCGTGCGGAACCACAATCGCGGCTTCGTTCGAGCATGGCATGCACACCGGAGGGAAGCGAAGTACGTGACGGCAGTCTGCGGCTCCGCGGTGGTAGGCGCGGTGCGCATTGACGATTGGGATCATCCGTCGCCGGATTTGCAGGTCCATCGCCACGTGCTGTCCGCTCAGAAGCCCGCAGTGTTGTACATACCACCGGGCTATGCCAATGGTTTCATGTCACTGACAGAAGACGCGGTGCTAGTCTTCTATTCCACGGCTACGGTGGAAGAAAGCCGCTCAGATGACGTGCGATACGATGCCAGGTTGTGGGACATCTGGAGTGTAGTCGAGAGATAG